The following proteins are encoded in a genomic region of Pikeienuella piscinae:
- a CDS encoding IclR family transcriptional regulator, whose translation MTASRPGGDASVKSVQRVATIIRLLAGEAAEGLRLSDVARESGLGKATTHRLLTALAEVGFAYQSAATKRYHVGHEIVRLGALAARHDLVELARPSLLRLARETGDTIFLSVREGLEAVCLDRQVGAFPIRTLTLDAGDRRPLGVGAGSLALLAFLPLEEIAEIVAGNEERLAGFPGFTPEDLHRLARETRARGHSFNDGRIVAGMCAIGAPVLDASGRVAAAISVAAISDRMGDDRAPMIARLIKEEAKRLGACFTRPASNV comes from the coding sequence ATGACGGCCAGCCGGCCCGGCGGCGACGCCTCGGTCAAATCCGTGCAGCGCGTCGCCACGATCATAAGGCTTCTCGCCGGCGAAGCCGCCGAAGGCCTGCGACTTTCCGACGTCGCCCGCGAAAGCGGCCTCGGCAAGGCGACGACCCACCGCCTGCTCACCGCGCTGGCGGAGGTCGGTTTCGCCTATCAGTCGGCGGCGACGAAACGCTATCATGTCGGCCATGAGATCGTCCGGCTCGGCGCGCTCGCGGCGCGTCACGATCTGGTGGAACTGGCCCGCCCGTCGCTGTTGCGGCTGGCGCGGGAGACCGGCGATACGATCTTTCTTTCTGTCCGCGAAGGGCTGGAGGCGGTCTGCCTCGATCGTCAGGTCGGCGCGTTCCCGATCCGGACACTAACGCTGGACGCCGGCGACCGACGCCCGCTCGGCGTAGGAGCCGGCTCGCTTGCACTCCTCGCCTTTCTGCCGTTGGAGGAGATCGCGGAGATCGTCGCCGGTAACGAAGAGCGCCTGGCCGGGTTTCCCGGCTTCACCCCCGAAGACCTCCACCGTCTTGCGCGGGAGACGCGCGCGCGCGGCCATTCCTTCAATGACGGACGCATCGTCGCCGGCATGTGCGCGATCGGCGCGCCGGTTCTCGACGCCTCCGGACGCGTCGCGGCGGCGATCAGCGTCGCCGCGATCAGCGACCGGATGGGCGACGACCGCGCGCCGATGATCGCCCGGCTCATCAAGGAGGAGGCCAAGCGGCTCGGCGCCTGCTTCACCCGCCCGGCGTCTAACGTCTGA
- a CDS encoding TonB family protein: MKRLAEAILFTSLAAGLHLAVFWARPADDGPSAGGVGGAADITLAGAAPETVALVAEWERTPEIAAPPAASRQTSPPEIAPVETPRAGLATPRLKEPPQSAPPPDALTAPSFEALAEPVPDTPVELAELLRPETTEAPPPKPVAERIARLEPAAAPEPPRARAAPPRAPENAMPPPEPEETSAPEASPPPQSRPERAPAPPKTVTKPKPAPAPPPPETNPAPAANEMANDGAGDSAPASLAAGDGGGAEAGSGGADQALGSGASAALAQLWGGAIRREVEARKRFPRNVRRTGVTMVALRVARTGALVSSHVRESSGSKALDEAAIRAVRDAAPYAAAPDGLSGASFEFALPVVFRR; the protein is encoded by the coding sequence ATGAAACGTCTGGCGGAAGCGATTCTTTTCACCTCTCTCGCGGCAGGTCTGCACCTCGCCGTATTCTGGGCGCGCCCCGCCGATGACGGCCCGTCCGCCGGCGGCGTCGGCGGCGCGGCCGACATCACCCTCGCCGGCGCCGCGCCCGAGACTGTCGCGCTGGTCGCGGAATGGGAGCGGACGCCCGAGATCGCGGCGCCGCCTGCCGCTTCGCGGCAAACCAGCCCCCCGGAGATCGCCCCGGTCGAAACGCCGCGCGCCGGTCTGGCGACACCGCGCCTGAAGGAGCCGCCGCAGAGTGCGCCGCCGCCGGACGCATTGACAGCGCCCTCGTTTGAGGCGCTGGCGGAACCGGTTCCCGACACCCCGGTCGAACTCGCAGAGCTCCTTCGCCCGGAAACGACCGAGGCGCCGCCGCCGAAGCCTGTGGCAGAGCGCATCGCTCGCCTTGAGCCGGCCGCCGCTCCGGAGCCGCCGCGGGCCCGCGCCGCGCCGCCGCGCGCGCCGGAGAACGCCATGCCGCCGCCTGAGCCTGAAGAGACCAGCGCGCCCGAGGCCTCACCCCCGCCGCAATCGCGCCCGGAGCGCGCGCCGGCGCCGCCAAAGACCGTGACGAAGCCGAAGCCGGCGCCAGCGCCCCCGCCGCCGGAGACCAACCCGGCCCCGGCGGCGAACGAGATGGCGAATGACGGCGCCGGCGACAGCGCGCCGGCGTCGCTCGCCGCGGGGGACGGCGGCGGAGCGGAGGCGGGCTCCGGCGGCGCCGATCAGGCGCTTGGTTCGGGCGCTTCAGCGGCGCTCGCGCAGCTCTGGGGCGGCGCCATCCGGCGGGAGGTCGAGGCGCGGAAGCGATTTCCACGAAACGTGCGGCGCACCGGCGTCACTATGGTGGCGCTCAGGGTCGCGCGGACCGGGGCGCTGGTGTCTTCGCATGTTCGCGAAAGCTCTGGCTCGAAAGCGCTGGACGAGGCGGCGATCCGGGCGGTGCGCGACGCTGCGCCCTACGCCGCCGCGCCCGATGGCCTGTCGGGCGCAAGTTTCGAGTTTGCGCTGCCGGTGGTTTTCAGACGTTAG
- a CDS encoding ExbD/TolR family protein, giving the protein MDFSPPVRRPMAEPFVPMINVVFLLLIFFLMTAQIAPPEPFEITPPGADRGAAPGGPVTLYLSPEGEMGFGDTRGDAALDAVKEAAAGEVFLVRADAGMEAATLAAALRKISEAGVERVEIVTAPR; this is encoded by the coding sequence ATGGATTTCTCTCCGCCCGTCCGACGACCGATGGCCGAGCCGTTCGTGCCGATGATCAACGTCGTCTTCCTGTTGCTCATCTTCTTCCTGATGACGGCGCAGATCGCGCCGCCGGAACCATTCGAGATCACCCCGCCCGGCGCCGACAGGGGCGCTGCGCCGGGTGGCCCGGTCACGCTCTATCTTTCGCCGGAGGGCGAGATGGGATTCGGCGACACGCGCGGAGATGCCGCGCTGGACGCGGTGAAGGAAGCCGCGGCGGGCGAGGTCTTTCTCGTTCGGGCCGATGCGGGGATGGAGGCCGCGACTCTCGCCGCCGCGCTGAGAAAAATCTCGGAAGCGGGCGTCGAGCGGGTCGAGATCGTGACGGCGCCGCGATGA
- a CDS encoding ExbD/TolR family protein gives MERLTFGEAPRRRRPSLTPMIDVVFLLLVFFMLAARFGLDQTIPLPLAGSSGDWSGPPRLVDIRPDGLTLNGAPVAGDELASALAPLTATPDDTIVLRARDGADVQRLIDVAERLTEAGFSALVLVE, from the coding sequence ATGGAGCGGTTGACCTTCGGCGAAGCGCCCCGGCGCCGCAGGCCCAGCCTCACGCCGATGATCGACGTGGTCTTTCTGCTTCTCGTCTTCTTCATGCTCGCGGCGCGGTTCGGGCTCGATCAGACGATTCCGCTGCCGCTCGCCGGCTCCTCGGGCGACTGGAGCGGGCCGCCGCGGCTGGTCGATATCCGCCCTGACGGCCTGACGCTCAACGGCGCGCCGGTGGCCGGGGACGAGCTCGCCTCGGCGCTCGCACCGCTGACGGCGACGCCAGACGATACGATTGTCCTGCGCGCGAGGGACGGCGCGGATGTCCAGCGGCTGATCGACGTGGCCGAAAGGCTGACCGAAGCCGGGTTCAGCGCTCTGGTGCTGGTGGAGTAG
- a CDS encoding MotA/TolQ/ExbB proton channel family protein: protein MADLRDFLLLGGPAIWAIAGLSVAAAALILWKVWRLALIGAWSKNRARLAIDAFTGGDGAVALSMLEGRRGVRSRVVRGALRARATLVEEAAREETARIAKAELASARSGLRGLELIATIAPLIGLLGTVLGMITAFQALQEAGSRADPAALAGGIWEALLTTAAGMAVAIPASAALTWFESVIDRIRLDLEDAASRIFTAGRNI from the coding sequence ATGGCCGATCTTCGCGACTTTTTGCTGCTCGGCGGCCCGGCGATCTGGGCGATCGCAGGGCTTTCCGTGGCGGCGGCGGCGCTGATCCTCTGGAAAGTCTGGCGACTGGCGCTGATCGGCGCCTGGTCGAAGAACCGCGCCCGCCTCGCGATAGACGCCTTTACCGGCGGCGACGGCGCGGTCGCGCTATCGATGCTCGAAGGGCGGCGCGGGGTCCGCTCGCGGGTGGTGCGCGGCGCGCTCCGCGCCCGCGCCACGCTTGTCGAGGAGGCCGCGCGGGAGGAGACCGCCCGCATCGCCAAGGCTGAGCTTGCTTCGGCTAGAAGCGGCTTGCGCGGGCTTGAGTTGATCGCGACGATCGCCCCGCTTATCGGCCTCCTCGGCACCGTTCTCGGCATGATCACCGCCTTTCAGGCGTTACAGGAGGCTGGTTCGCGCGCTGATCCCGCCGCCCTCGCCGGTGGGATATGGGAGGCGCTGCTGACCACCGCCGCCGGCATGGCCGTCGCGATTCCGGCTTCGGCCGCGCTGACCTGGTTTGAGAGCGTGATCGATCGCATCCGGCTCGACCTCGAGGACGCGGCGAGCCGTATCTTCACCGCCGGAAGGAATATCTGA
- a CDS encoding antibiotic biosynthesis monooxygenase family protein translates to MYLAMNRFRILPGKESQFEDVWRNRKSRLDDVPGFVEFHLMKGPETDGKTLYASHTIWESEADFVAWTKSENFRAAHKNAGSNDRLYDGHPQFEGFSVVEGA, encoded by the coding sequence ATGTATCTTGCGATGAACCGTTTCCGGATTCTCCCCGGCAAGGAAAGCCAGTTCGAGGATGTCTGGCGCAACCGCAAGTCACGACTCGATGACGTGCCCGGTTTTGTCGAGTTTCATCTCATGAAAGGGCCAGAGACCGACGGCAAGACGCTCTACGCCTCTCACACCATATGGGAGAGCGAAGCGGATTTCGTCGCCTGGACCAAATCCGAGAACTTCCGCGCCGCCCACAAGAACGCCGGTTCGAACGACAGGCTCTATGACGGGCATCCTCAATTCGAAGGATTTTCAGTGGTCGAGGGCGCCTGA
- a CDS encoding ATP-binding cassette domain-containing protein: MLEARGISVAFGRRRAVVAADLDVGAGELVALCGPNGSGKSTLIGALAGDIAPGAGEAVIGGEDVRALSAAHLALRRAALEQNPSLAAPFSVFALAGLAIPLAIPPAEAVEIVRRALDSVGLADRASDGVAALSGGQQRRAHLARALAQLDAGRRAGFGRALLLDEPTAGLDFSHQIGAMRAARVAADEGAAVLVALHDLSLAAAFADRIVLMQAGRVVADEAPRGALAPDRLSDVYETPMRLFDSPDGALCVAPVYPGTPPLRGNATEGVY; encoded by the coding sequence ATGCTTGAGGCGCGCGGGATCTCCGTCGCCTTCGGCCGCCGGCGGGCGGTCGTCGCCGCCGATCTCGACGTCGGCGCGGGGGAACTTGTGGCGCTTTGCGGGCCGAACGGTTCCGGCAAGTCGACGCTCATCGGCGCGCTGGCTGGCGACATCGCTCCTGGTGCGGGTGAAGCGGTGATTGGCGGCGAAGACGTGCGGGCGCTTTCGGCGGCGCATCTCGCGCTCCGCCGGGCGGCTCTGGAGCAGAACCCCAGCCTCGCCGCGCCGTTCAGTGTTTTCGCGCTCGCCGGGCTGGCGATACCGCTCGCCATTCCACCGGCCGAAGCAGTCGAGATCGTCCGCCGCGCGCTGGATTCGGTCGGTCTCGCCGACCGGGCGTCGGACGGGGTGGCGGCGCTTTCCGGCGGCCAGCAGCGCCGCGCTCATCTCGCCCGCGCGCTCGCCCAGCTCGATGCGGGGCGACGGGCCGGTTTCGGGCGCGCGCTGCTCCTTGACGAGCCGACCGCCGGGCTCGATTTCTCGCACCAGATCGGCGCCATGCGCGCCGCTCGCGTCGCAGCCGACGAGGGCGCGGCGGTTCTGGTCGCGCTTCACGATCTTTCGCTCGCCGCCGCCTTCGCCGATCGGATCGTTCTGATGCAGGCCGGGCGGGTCGTCGCGGATGAGGCGCCGCGCGGCGCGCTCGCCCCGGACAGGTTGAGCGATGTATACGAAACGCCGATGCGGCTTTTCGACAGCCCCGACGGCGCGCTCTGCGTGGCGCCGGTTTACCCTGGAACCCCGCCGTTGCGTGGGAACGCCACTGAAGGAGTCTACTGA
- a CDS encoding FecCD family ABC transporter permease translates to MSRAAAISRADAGASSRFPGRRARILALIAALAAGLLLAEIAYGPVRLTLDEIVGAVIGEAAPATTVILIEIRAPRALLAILVGAALGLSGACLQGVLRNPLADPGLIGVSAGATVGAVSVIVLGEALFGGAPDVIRPYLLPVAAFFGAAAATGFVFFVARGRGGVSVATVILAGVAVNAIAGAFVGAMVYLSDDAQLRELTFWTMGSLGGARWAVIGPTLIFAAPASLLLARRARGLDLFQLGERAARHSGIDVEREKRRIGALTALAVGAVTAAAGPISFIGLVAPHISRLLVGPNHAAILPGAALSGAALTLGADLLVRTAMPPAEPPIGLATALIGGPFFLWLIVSRMGRSDA, encoded by the coding sequence ATGAGCCGGGCTGCGGCAATCTCCCGCGCGGATGCGGGCGCCTCATCGCGGTTTCCGGGCCGGCGGGCGCGCATCCTTGCTCTCATAGCTGCGCTTGCGGCCGGGTTGCTCCTTGCGGAGATCGCCTATGGCCCGGTGCGCCTGACGCTGGATGAAATCGTCGGCGCCGTCATCGGCGAAGCGGCGCCGGCGACCACCGTGATCCTGATAGAGATCCGCGCGCCGCGCGCGCTTCTCGCGATTCTGGTCGGGGCCGCGCTCGGCCTTTCCGGCGCCTGTTTGCAGGGCGTACTGCGCAACCCGCTGGCGGACCCCGGTCTTATCGGCGTATCCGCCGGGGCGACGGTCGGCGCGGTATCGGTGATCGTTCTCGGCGAGGCGCTGTTCGGCGGCGCGCCGGATGTGATCCGGCCCTATCTCCTGCCTGTCGCCGCCTTTTTCGGCGCGGCGGCGGCGACCGGCTTCGTCTTTTTCGTCGCCCGCGGCCGGGGCGGGGTCTCGGTCGCGACGGTTATCCTCGCCGGCGTCGCGGTGAACGCCATCGCAGGGGCTTTCGTCGGCGCGATGGTCTATCTGAGCGATGACGCCCAGCTTCGCGAACTGACATTCTGGACCATGGGCTCGCTCGGCGGCGCGCGCTGGGCCGTCATTGGCCCGACGCTGATCTTCGCCGCCCCGGCTTCGCTTCTTCTCGCGCGCCGGGCGCGCGGGCTCGATCTCTTTCAACTCGGCGAGCGCGCCGCCCGGCATAGTGGTATTGATGTCGAGCGGGAGAAACGCCGGATCGGCGCCCTGACCGCCCTGGCGGTCGGCGCGGTCACGGCGGCGGCGGGGCCGATCAGCTTCATCGGGCTGGTGGCGCCGCATATCTCGCGCCTTCTGGTCGGGCCGAATCACGCCGCGATCCTGCCCGGGGCGGCGCTTAGCGGCGCGGCGCTGACACTCGGCGCCGATCTGCTGGTCCGCACCGCCATGCCCCCGGCCGAGCCGCCGATCGGCCTCGCGACCGCGCTCATCGGCGGGCCGTTCTTCCTCTGGCTGATCGTGTCGCGAATGGGCCGCTCCGATGCTTGA
- a CDS encoding heme/hemin ABC transporter substrate-binding protein, which produces MKYAALLAVALTLSAGIGAASAEEAVAAPARIAVAGGALTEIVFTLGHEERLVGVDTTSSWPEAARALPQFGYLRRLSAEGVLSTQPDLLLASPDAGPPAAIEILGAAGLRIATAPETRNLDDVAEKIRFVGDAIGDPVGGAALAEAYATELARVRDAVARIEDRPRILFILTLSDGAPLVGGAGTGADEVIREAGGVNAAAAIDGYKPMNREAMIAAGPEIILMTDAHSDRLGGMEEVMARPDIAITPAGRAGRGVEMDALLLLGMGPRAPEAVKTLARLIHPPEALSAAGL; this is translated from the coding sequence ATGAAGTACGCCGCCCTTCTAGCCGTCGCGCTCACGCTCAGCGCCGGTATCGGCGCGGCTAGCGCTGAGGAGGCGGTCGCCGCACCGGCGCGGATCGCGGTCGCCGGCGGCGCGCTGACCGAGATTGTCTTCACGCTTGGTCATGAGGAAAGACTGGTCGGGGTCGACACAACATCCTCCTGGCCCGAGGCCGCGCGCGCGCTCCCACAATTCGGCTATCTGCGGCGTCTGTCGGCCGAAGGCGTGCTCTCGACGCAGCCTGATCTGCTTCTCGCATCCCCCGACGCCGGCCCACCCGCGGCGATCGAAATCCTTGGCGCGGCGGGTCTGAGGATCGCCACGGCCCCGGAGACGCGGAATCTCGACGATGTTGCGGAAAAGATCAGGTTCGTTGGCGATGCGATTGGCGACCCGGTGGGCGGCGCGGCGCTGGCGGAAGCCTACGCGACCGAGCTCGCCCGTGTAAGAGATGCCGTGGCCCGGATCGAAGACCGGCCGCGCATCCTCTTCATCCTCACACTCAGCGACGGCGCGCCGCTGGTCGGCGGCGCCGGGACTGGAGCCGACGAAGTGATCCGCGAGGCCGGCGGGGTGAACGCCGCCGCCGCGATCGACGGCTACAAGCCGATGAACCGGGAGGCGATGATCGCCGCCGGGCCGGAGATCATCCTGATGACCGACGCCCATTCCGACCGTCTGGGTGGCATGGAGGAGGTGATGGCGCGCCCCGACATCGCCATCACCCCGGCCGGGCGCGCCGGACGCGGCGTCGAGATGGACGCGCTCCTCCTTCTCGGCATGGGCCCGCGCGCGCCGGAGGCGGTGAAGACGCTCGCTCGGCTGATTCATCCGCCGGAAGCCCTCAGCGCGGCGGGCCTCTGA
- a CDS encoding ABC transporter ATP-binding protein yields the protein MTDAVLELTDLDVGYYRDLNILSDLNVVARRGQVTAILGANGVGKSTALKAAFGFLAPFKGDVLLEGESVRDVPTHEKILKGLAYIPQQPGVFRDMTVEENLLLGGWTFRGDRAQVRRKLEANYQRFPALRDKRRQATGELSGGQQRMVEIGRTLMAEPKMLLVDEPTAGLSKMLANEVYVMLTDLAVKDGLTILLVDQEIRQALKIADYVYVLELGRNKYEGPASEFKDLEKAFWVA from the coding sequence GTGACCGACGCAGTACTGGAACTGACCGATCTCGATGTCGGCTATTACCGGGACCTGAACATCCTTTCTGATCTGAACGTCGTTGCGCGGCGCGGCCAGGTGACGGCGATCCTCGGCGCCAACGGGGTAGGCAAGTCTACTGCGCTGAAGGCCGCATTCGGCTTTCTCGCCCCGTTTAAGGGCGACGTGCTGCTCGAAGGCGAAAGCGTGCGCGACGTGCCCACGCACGAGAAAATACTCAAGGGCCTCGCCTATATCCCGCAGCAGCCCGGCGTCTTTCGCGACATGACGGTCGAGGAAAACCTCCTCCTTGGCGGGTGGACCTTTCGTGGCGACCGCGCGCAGGTGCGCCGGAAGCTGGAGGCGAATTACCAGCGCTTTCCGGCGCTTCGCGACAAGCGCCGACAGGCGACGGGGGAGCTTTCGGGCGGCCAGCAGCGCATGGTGGAGATCGGCAGGACGCTGATGGCGGAGCCGAAGATGCTGCTTGTGGACGAGCCGACCGCCGGGCTCTCCAAGATGCTCGCCAACGAAGTCTACGTGATGCTGACCGATCTCGCGGTGAAGGACGGCCTGACCATCCTGCTGGTCGATCAGGAAATCCGCCAGGCGCTAAAGATCGCCGATTACGTTTATGTGCTGGAGCTTGGTCGCAACAAGTACGAGGGTCCGGCGAGTGAATTCAAAGACCTCGAAAAGGCGTTCTGGGTCGCCTGA